In Rosa chinensis cultivar Old Blush chromosome 1, RchiOBHm-V2, whole genome shotgun sequence, a genomic segment contains:
- the LOC112191365 gene encoding cytochrome P450 71A1 — translation MALVTNLLKELNMSTLSNLFLLFVLLLTIFMLFSIFRSGEKLKSPPSPTRLPIIGNLHQLGTLPHRSLHTLSKKYGPLMLLHLGQSLTLVVSSADMAKEIMKTHDSVCCSRPNFTATNILLYGCKDIGFSPYGEYWRKVRKLCVVELLTLKRVQEFLYVREEEISELVKTISKECLSESPIDLSAMLMKTSNNILSRCVIGKRFVEENDNWFGEASRRLTDQIMSFSVGDFFPSLRWIDNLRGFIARLKATSAELDGFFDQLIEERKATKGECKLKTRDFVDILLKYGKDDALYLNLTQDNLKAILQDMFIAGSDSTSSALEWLMAELVRNPNVMEKVQQEVRRVVGQKAKVDVDDINRMDFLKCVIKETLRLHPIAPLLLPRETIEGVTLGGYYIPAKTRVLINAFAIQRDPKFWDKPEEFLPDRFEENSIDFNGQDFQFIPFGGGRRQCPGQAFAMATMEYEVANLLYWFDWKLPSDTILAEAVDMSEVYGLAVHKKAHLRLVPIPFSS, via the exons ATGGCTCTTGTTACTAACTTGCTTAAGGAGCTAAATATGAGCACTCTCTCCAATCTTTTCCTGCTTTTTGTTCTCTTGCTTACTATTTTCatgttattttcaatttttagatCAGGTGAGAAACTAAAATCACCGCCATCCCCAACAAGGTTACCCATAATCGGAAACCTCCACCAACTAGGTACACTGCCACACCGTTCTCTTCATACCCTCTCAAAGAAGTATGGCCCTCTAATGTTATTGCACTTGGGCCAATCTTTGACACTAGTAGTTTCATCGGCAGACATGGCCAAAGAAATAATGAAGACTCATGACAGTGTTTGTTGTAGCCGTCCCAATTTTACAGCTACAAATATATTACTCTATGGATGCAAAGACATAGGGTTTTCTCCTTATGGAGAGTACTGGAGAAAAGTTCGTAAACTCTGTGTTGTTGAACTTCTGACCCTAAAAAGAGTGCAAGAATTTCTGTATGTAAGGGAAGAAGAAATTTCAGAATTGGTCAAGACGATAAGCAAAGAGTGCCTCAGTGAGTCTCCTATTGATCTAAGTGCCATGCTGATGAAAACCTCCAACAACATACTTTCTAGGTGTGTTATTGGAAAAAGGTTTGTAGAGGAAAATGATAATTGGTTTGGAGAGGCATCAAGAAGGTTGACGGATCAAATAATGTCTTTTAGTGTCGGAGATTTCTTCCCTAGTTTGAGATGGATTGACAATCTTAGAGGATTCATTGCACGCTTGAAAGCAACTTCTGCCGAATTAGATGGATTCTTTGATCAGTTGATTGAAGAACGCAAGGCTACAAAGGGAGAATGTAAACTCAAAACAAGAGATTTTGTGGATATTCTTCTCAAATATGGAAAGGATGATGCACTTTACTTGAATCTCACTCAAGATAACTTAAAAGCAATCCTACAA GACATGTTTATTGCGGGAAGTGATTCAACATCATCAGCTTTGGAATGGTTAATGGCAGAGCTTGTCAGAAATCCAAATGTGATGGAAAAAGTCCAACAAGAGGTAAGAAGAGTGGTGGGACAAAAGGCAAAGGTAGATGTGGATGATATCAATCGAATGGACTTCTTGAAATGTGTCATCAAAGAAACTCTGAGGCTCCATCCTATAGCTCCTCTTTTACTTCCGCGAGAAACAATTGAAGGTGTTACACTGGGAGGTTACTATATCCCAGCAAAAACAAGAGTACTCATCAATGCATTTGCAATCCAAAGGGACCCCAAGTTCTGGGACAAGCCAGAAGAGTTCCTCCCGGATCGATTTGAGGAAAACTCGATTGACTTCAATGGTCAGGACTTCCAATTTATCCCGTTTGGTGGTGGGAGAAGACAATGTCCCGGACAGGCATTTGCAATGGCTACAATGGAATATGAGGTTGCCAATCTTTTGTATTGGTTTGATTGGAAATTGCCTAGTGATACTATATTGGCTGAGGCCGTAGACATGAGTGAAGTTTATGGACTTGCTGTCCATAAGAAAGCTCATCTTCGTCTTGTCCCCATACCATTCTCCTCTTGA